One window of the Lasioglossum baleicum chromosome 8, iyLasBale1, whole genome shotgun sequence genome contains the following:
- the Or gene encoding AP-3 complex subunit sigma-2 or isoform X2 codes for MIKAILVFNNHGKPRLSKFYQYFNEDMQQQIIKETFQLVSKRDDNVCNFLEGGSLIGGSDYKLIYRHYATLYFVFCVDSSESELGILDLIQVFVETLDKCFENVCELDLIFHVDKVHYILNELVMGGMVLETNMTEILSRIDDQNKLEKQEGTYKSGRSCSPRPFVLLGPPP; via the exons ATGATTAAGGCTATTTTAGTGTTTAATAACCATGGGAAACCTCGACTCTCaaaattttatcaatatttC AACGAGGACATGCAACAACAGATCATAAAGGAGACGTTTCAATTAGTATCTAAAAGGGATGACAATGTCTGTAATTTCCTGGAAGGCGGAAGTTTGATCGGCGGCTCTGATTACAAGCTGATCTATCGACATTACGCGAcattatattttgtattctgTGTCGATAGCTCGGAATCGGAGTTGGGAATTTTAGATTTGATACAAGTCTTTGTGGAGACATTGGACAAATGTTTCGAGAATGTATGCGAACTGGACCTAATTTTTCATGTAGACAAGGTTCATTATATTCTGAACGAATTGGTGATGGGTGGAATGGTTCTGGAAACCAATATGACAGAGATACTTTCGAGGATTGACGAtcaaaataaattggaaaagCAAGAG GGAACTTACAAATCAGGACGATCTTGCTCACCTCGTCCGTTTGTCCTTCTGGGGCCCCCTCCCTAA
- the LOC143211289 gene encoding GATA zinc finger domain-containing protein 1 isoform X1 — protein MPLGSKPECVKCGTRETPLWHSTEAGNLCNACLEEERNSEAGTTVKTEDEDKGGSLRPTRRSTRITRYCNSKSAGLHKVVPKGKGRRNLFKRTPVKAPTATATPVTSNYVFYKGTYFQVGDIVSMQDIDGGIYYAQIHGLLTDQYCEKSAAVTWLLPTTASPPPDEGFSPETYIIGPEEDLPRKLECMEFVMHAPSDYYKLKNSPYPPPLTERGTGYVWTTVRNEIAISRK, from the exons ATGCCTCTTGGCAGCAAACCTGAGTGTGTTAAGTGTGGGACTCGAGAGACCCCGCTTTGGCACTCGACCGAGGCCGGTAACCTTTGTAATGCTTGCCTTGAAGAGGAGAGAAATTCCGAAGCGGGTACGACTGTGAAAACCGAGGACGAGGACAAGGGAGGATCGTTGAGGCCTACCAGGAGAAGTACAAGGATCACGAGATACTGTAACTCAAAATCTGCCGGGCTGCACAAAGTGGTACCTAAAGGGAAAGGACgaagaaatttattcaaaagAACT CCGGTTAAAGCACCAACAGCCACAGCAACTCCAGTTACAAGCAATTATGTGTTCTACAAAGGCACTTATTTTCAAGTGGGTGATATAGTCTCTATGCAAGATATTGACGGAGGAATTTATTATGCCCAAATTCATGGCTTGCTCACCGATCAGTACTGTGAAAAAAGTGCTGCTGTTACTTGGCTCCTGCCTACCACAGCAAG CCCACCACCGGACGAAGGATTTAGTCCTGAAACATATATCATAGGCCCAGAAGAGGACCTCCCACGTAAATTGGAATGTATGGAATTTGTGATGCATGCACCATCAGATTACTATAAACTAAAGAATTCGCCGTATCCACCACCGCTCACAGAAAGAGGTACTGGATACGTATGGACAACAGTTAGGAATGAAATTGCTATATCTAGAAAGTAA
- the LOC143211289 gene encoding GATA zinc finger domain-containing protein 1 isoform X2 codes for MKSTKPECVKCGTRETPLWHSTEAGNLCNACLEEERNSEAGTTVKTEDEDKGGSLRPTRRSTRITRYCNSKSAGLHKVVPKGKGRRNLFKRTPVKAPTATATPVTSNYVFYKGTYFQVGDIVSMQDIDGGIYYAQIHGLLTDQYCEKSAAVTWLLPTTASPPPDEGFSPETYIIGPEEDLPRKLECMEFVMHAPSDYYKLKNSPYPPPLTERGTGYVWTTVRNEIAISRK; via the exons ATGAAATCCAC CAAACCTGAGTGTGTTAAGTGTGGGACTCGAGAGACCCCGCTTTGGCACTCGACCGAGGCCGGTAACCTTTGTAATGCTTGCCTTGAAGAGGAGAGAAATTCCGAAGCGGGTACGACTGTGAAAACCGAGGACGAGGACAAGGGAGGATCGTTGAGGCCTACCAGGAGAAGTACAAGGATCACGAGATACTGTAACTCAAAATCTGCCGGGCTGCACAAAGTGGTACCTAAAGGGAAAGGACgaagaaatttattcaaaagAACT CCGGTTAAAGCACCAACAGCCACAGCAACTCCAGTTACAAGCAATTATGTGTTCTACAAAGGCACTTATTTTCAAGTGGGTGATATAGTCTCTATGCAAGATATTGACGGAGGAATTTATTATGCCCAAATTCATGGCTTGCTCACCGATCAGTACTGTGAAAAAAGTGCTGCTGTTACTTGGCTCCTGCCTACCACAGCAAG CCCACCACCGGACGAAGGATTTAGTCCTGAAACATATATCATAGGCCCAGAAGAGGACCTCCCACGTAAATTGGAATGTATGGAATTTGTGATGCATGCACCATCAGATTACTATAAACTAAAGAATTCGCCGTATCCACCACCGCTCACAGAAAGAGGTACTGGATACGTATGGACAACAGTTAGGAATGAAATTGCTATATCTAGAAAGTAA
- the Pym gene encoding partner of Y14 and mago: MTMASAYVKNEQGGTFIPASQRPDGTWRKPRRVKDGYIPQEEVPLYESKGKQIKNKPLYPVGASPEFIAEHKAKKEMLLAAKAKTIPGAPAKTETKKKKKKNKNKSTEHITEELAKTTISEPEQKKEPLQQNNKPQSDVKPVPNNQIPTAKPNVTDLSETAIPDPQKRLKNLRKKIREIETLEEKIKAGLLKNPEKDILDKLARKAEISKEIKRLEASQ; the protein is encoded by the exons ATGACGATGGCGTCGGCTTACGTTAAAAATGAGCAAG GTGGAACATTCATCCCTGCTAGTCAACGTCCAGATGGTACGTGGCGCAAGCCACGACGCGTGAAAGACGGCTATATTCCACAAGAAGAAGTTCCATT ATATGAAAGCAaaggaaaacaaataaaaaataaacccTTATACCCAGTAGGTGCAAGCCCAGAGTTCATAGCTGAGCATAAAGCTAAAAAGGAGATGCTACTGGCAGCGAAGGCTAAAACCATTCCCGGTGCTCCGGCGAAAACAGAaactaaaaagaagaagaaaaagaataaaaacaaGAGTACCGAACACATAACGGAAGAGTTGGCTAAAACCACAATCTCTGAGCCGGAACAGAAGAAAGAACCGTTGCAACAGAATAACAAACCACAGTCCGATGTTAAACCAGTACCAAATAATCAAATCCCAACGGCAAAACCAAATGTTACCGATCTGTCAGAGACTGCGATACCAGACCCACAAAAAAGACTAAAGAATCTAAGGAAGAAGATCAGAGAAATTGAAACGTTAGAGGAGAAGATTAAGGCTGGATTATTGAAGAATCCAGAAAAAGATATACTTGACAAACTAGCGAGGAAAGCTGAGATTTCGAAAGAGATTAAACGATTAGAGGCGAGTCAATAG
- the Or gene encoding AP-3 complex subunit sigma-2 or isoform X1 has product MIKAILVFNNHGKPRLSKFYQYFNEDMQQQIIKETFQLVSKRDDNVCNFLEGGSLIGGSDYKLIYRHYATLYFVFCVDSSESELGILDLIQVFVETLDKCFENVCELDLIFHVDKVHYILNELVMGGMVLETNMTEILSRIDDQNKLEKQEAGITAAPARAVSAVKNMNIPQQIKDMKLPDLPQAIKDLKF; this is encoded by the exons ATGATTAAGGCTATTTTAGTGTTTAATAACCATGGGAAACCTCGACTCTCaaaattttatcaatatttC AACGAGGACATGCAACAACAGATCATAAAGGAGACGTTTCAATTAGTATCTAAAAGGGATGACAATGTCTGTAATTTCCTGGAAGGCGGAAGTTTGATCGGCGGCTCTGATTACAAGCTGATCTATCGACATTACGCGAcattatattttgtattctgTGTCGATAGCTCGGAATCGGAGTTGGGAATTTTAGATTTGATACAAGTCTTTGTGGAGACATTGGACAAATGTTTCGAGAATGTATGCGAACTGGACCTAATTTTTCATGTAGACAAGGTTCATTATATTCTGAACGAATTGGTGATGGGTGGAATGGTTCTGGAAACCAATATGACAGAGATACTTTCGAGGATTGACGAtcaaaataaattggaaaagCAAGAG GCAGGAATCACAGCAGCGCCGGCGCGTGCTGTTTCTGCTGTCAAGAATATGAATATACCGCAGCAGATAAAGGATATGAAGTTGCCTGACTTGCCACAGGCTATAAAAGATCTCAAATTCTGA